From the genome of Streptomyces sp. V1I1, one region includes:
- a CDS encoding YebC/PmpR family DNA-binding transcriptional regulator, protein MSGHSKWATTKHKKAVIDAKRGKLFAKLIKNIEVAARTGGADPEGNPTLVDAIQKAKKSSVPNKNIDSAVKRGAGLEAGGVDYQTIMYEGYGPNGVAVLIECLTDNRNRAASDVRVAMTRNGGSMADPGSVSYLFNRKGVVIVPKGELTEDDVLGAVLDAGAEEVNDLGESYEVVSEATDMVAVRTALQEAGIDYDSAEANFLPTMQVELDEEGARKIFKLIDVLEDSDDVQNVFANFDVSDEVMEKVDA, encoded by the coding sequence ATGTCCGGCCACTCTAAATGGGCTACGACGAAGCACAAGAAGGCCGTGATCGATGCCAAGCGCGGCAAGCTCTTCGCGAAGCTGATCAAGAACATCGAGGTCGCGGCCCGCACCGGCGGCGCCGACCCCGAGGGTAACCCGACGCTCGTCGACGCCATCCAGAAGGCGAAGAAGAGCTCCGTCCCCAACAAGAACATCGACTCCGCGGTCAAGCGCGGCGCCGGTCTTGAAGCGGGCGGCGTCGACTACCAGACGATCATGTACGAGGGTTACGGCCCGAACGGCGTCGCGGTGCTCATCGAGTGCCTCACCGACAACCGCAACCGCGCCGCCTCCGACGTACGTGTCGCGATGACCCGCAACGGCGGCTCGATGGCCGACCCGGGCTCCGTCTCGTACCTCTTCAACCGCAAGGGCGTCGTGATCGTCCCCAAGGGCGAGCTGACCGAGGACGACGTCCTCGGGGCTGTCCTTGACGCGGGTGCCGAAGAGGTCAACGACCTGGGTGAGTCGTACGAGGTCGTCAGCGAGGCCACCGACATGGTCGCGGTCCGCACCGCGCTCCAGGAAGCGGGCATCGACTACGACTCGGCCGAGGCCAACTTCCTTCCGACCATGCAGGTCGAGCTCGACGAAGAGGGCGCGCGCAAGATCTTCAAGCTGATCGACGTGCTGGAGGACAGCGACGACGTGCAGAACGTCTTCGCCAACTTCGACGTCTCGGACGAGGTCATGGAAAAGGTCGACGCCTGA
- the ruvC gene encoding crossover junction endodeoxyribonuclease RuvC encodes MRVLGVDPGLTRCGVGVVEGIAGRPLTMLGVGVVRTPADAELGLRLVAIEQGMEQWLDEHRPEVVAVERVFSQHNVRTVMGTAQASAVAMLCASRRGIPVALHTPSEVKAAVTGSGRADKAQVGAMVTRLLRLDAPPKPADAADALALAICHIWRAPAQNRLQQAVALHASKGRTA; translated from the coding sequence ATGCGGGTGCTGGGCGTGGACCCAGGGCTGACGCGATGCGGCGTCGGCGTGGTCGAGGGCATCGCGGGCCGTCCCCTGACCATGCTCGGCGTAGGTGTCGTACGGACCCCGGCGGACGCGGAGTTGGGCCTCCGGCTGGTCGCCATCGAGCAGGGCATGGAGCAGTGGCTGGACGAGCACCGGCCCGAAGTCGTCGCGGTGGAGCGGGTGTTCAGCCAGCACAATGTGCGTACGGTCATGGGCACCGCCCAGGCCAGCGCGGTCGCCATGCTCTGCGCCTCCCGCCGGGGCATCCCCGTAGCCCTGCACACCCCGAGCGAGGTCAAGGCCGCCGTCACCGGCAGCGGCCGGGCCGACAAGGCACAGGTCGGGGCGATGGTGACCAGGCTGCTGCGGCTGGATGCCCCGCCCAAGCCGGCCGACGCGGCGGACGCCCTCGCCCTCGCCATCTGTCACATCTGGCGCGCCCCCGCGCAAAACCGCCTCCAGCAAGCCGTCGCCCTGCACGCATCGAAAGGCCGTACCGCATGA
- a CDS encoding potassium channel family protein yields MDVDDATGRERRWEQRTELPLFVASLLFLGGYTAVVLAYDAAPVLWDLALALMLLTWLMFALDYAVRLKLSGEGPRFVRTHWLDTLVLVLPLLRPLRMVRVYTAVQRRRGEPRLSLHARVITYASMSAALLGFSGALAVYQEERSAPGATIRTFGDSLWWACSTLTTVGYGDVAPVTALGRVIAVVLMACGLALLGAVTGSFSSWLLQTFAREDEKRSPGN; encoded by the coding sequence ATGGACGTCGACGATGCCACCGGCCGGGAGCGGCGCTGGGAGCAGCGCACCGAGCTGCCCCTCTTCGTGGCCTCGCTGCTCTTCCTCGGCGGATACACGGCAGTCGTGCTGGCGTACGACGCCGCCCCGGTGTTGTGGGATCTGGCGCTCGCGCTGATGCTGCTCACCTGGCTGATGTTCGCGCTCGACTACGCGGTGCGGCTGAAGCTGAGCGGAGAGGGACCTCGCTTCGTACGCACCCACTGGCTGGACACCCTCGTGCTCGTGCTGCCGCTGCTGCGACCGCTGCGCATGGTGCGGGTCTACACGGCGGTGCAGCGGCGCCGCGGCGAGCCGCGGCTGAGCCTGCACGCGCGCGTGATCACCTACGCGAGCATGTCGGCGGCACTGCTCGGCTTCTCGGGCGCCCTCGCCGTGTATCAGGAGGAGCGCTCCGCCCCGGGCGCGACCATCCGTACATTCGGTGACTCACTGTGGTGGGCCTGCTCGACATTGACCACGGTGGGTTACGGAGATGTGGCACCGGTGACCGCTCTCGGCCGGGTGATCGCGGTGGTGCTGATGGCCTGCGGGCTGGCACTGCTGGGCGCGGTGACCGGGTCGTTCTCGTCCTGGCTGCTGCAGACATTCGCGCGGGAGGACGAGAAGCGGTCCCCGGGGAACTGA
- a CDS encoding phosphatidylinositol mannoside acyltransferase: MRDRLTDGLYGLGWSTVKKLPEPVATALGRSIADIAWKRRGKSVLRLESNLARVVPDASPERLAELSKAGMRSYMRYWMESFRLPTWSAERVEQNVQIKGAHYLKDGLAAGRGVVLALPHLANWDLAGVWSTRILGIPFTTVAERLKPETLYDRFVAYRESLGMEVLPHSGGEAFGTLARRLRSGGLVCLVADRDLSASGVEVKYFGETARMPAGPALLAQQTGALLMPVTLWYDKAPLMRGQIHPPVEVPETGTRAEKASSMTQALADAFATGITEHPEDWHMLQRLWLADLEERPL; the protein is encoded by the coding sequence ATGCGGGACCGGCTGACCGACGGGCTGTACGGACTCGGCTGGAGCACGGTCAAGAAGCTGCCGGAGCCGGTGGCCACCGCGCTCGGCCGGTCCATCGCGGACATCGCGTGGAAGCGGCGCGGCAAGAGCGTGCTGCGGCTGGAGTCCAACCTCGCCCGGGTGGTGCCCGACGCGAGCCCGGAGCGTCTCGCCGAGCTGTCGAAGGCCGGCATGCGCTCGTACATGCGGTACTGGATGGAGTCCTTCCGGCTGCCCACATGGAGCGCCGAGCGCGTCGAGCAGAACGTGCAGATCAAGGGCGCCCACTATCTGAAGGACGGGCTCGCGGCGGGGCGCGGCGTGGTTCTCGCGCTGCCGCACCTGGCGAACTGGGACCTCGCGGGCGTCTGGTCCACCCGGATCCTGGGCATCCCTTTCACCACCGTCGCCGAACGCCTCAAGCCCGAAACGCTCTACGACCGGTTCGTGGCCTACCGCGAGAGCCTCGGCATGGAGGTGCTGCCGCACAGCGGCGGCGAGGCCTTCGGCACGCTGGCCCGGCGGCTGCGCTCCGGCGGCCTGGTCTGCCTGGTCGCCGACCGTGATCTGTCGGCCTCGGGCGTCGAGGTGAAGTACTTCGGGGAGACGGCCCGGATGCCGGCCGGACCGGCGCTGCTGGCCCAGCAGACCGGCGCGCTGCTGATGCCGGTGACGCTCTGGTACGACAAGGCTCCGCTCATGCGCGGGCAGATCCACCCACCGGTCGAGGTACCCGAGACAGGTACCCGGGCCGAGAAGGCGTCCTCCATGACACAGGCGCTGGCCGATGCCTTCGCCACTGGAATCACCGAGCACCCGGAGGACTGGCACATGCTGCAGCGGCTGTGGCTCGCCGACCTTGAGGAGCGGCCGCTGTGA
- the pgsA gene encoding phosphatidylinositol phosphate synthase: MLNKYARAFFTRVLTPFAAFLLRRGVSPDAVTLVGTAGVMAGALVFFPRGEFFWGTIVITLFVFSDLVDGNMARQAGISSRWGAFLDSTLDRVADGAIFAGFALWYAGTGNDNVLCAVAIFCLASGQVVSYTKARGESIGLPVAVSGLIERAERLVISLVAAGLAGLHDFGVPGIDVLLPIALWVVAVGSLVTLGQRVVTVRRESAEADAAAGHGNEAEAT, translated from the coding sequence ATGCTGAACAAGTACGCGCGTGCATTCTTCACGCGTGTCCTCACACCGTTCGCCGCTTTTCTGCTCCGCCGCGGGGTGAGTCCCGACGCGGTCACCCTCGTGGGCACGGCCGGAGTGATGGCGGGTGCGCTGGTCTTCTTCCCCCGGGGAGAGTTCTTCTGGGGCACGATCGTCATCACGTTGTTCGTTTTCTCGGACCTTGTCGACGGCAATATGGCGCGGCAGGCGGGGATTTCGAGCCGCTGGGGCGCATTCTTGGACTCGACCCTCGACCGGGTCGCCGACGGCGCGATCTTCGCCGGTTTCGCCCTCTGGTACGCGGGCACCGGAAACGACAACGTGTTGTGCGCCGTCGCCATTTTCTGTCTGGCGAGCGGCCAGGTCGTGTCGTACACCAAGGCACGTGGCGAATCGATTGGCCTGCCGGTCGCGGTGAGCGGTCTCATCGAGCGGGCCGAGCGACTGGTGATCTCCCTCGTCGCCGCCGGACTCGCTGGACTGCATGATTTCGGGGTGCCCGGGATCGACGTTCTGCTGCCGATCGCGCTGTGGGTCGTTGCCGTCGGCAGCCTGGTGACACTTGGACAGCGGGTCGTGACGGTACGACGGGAGTCCGCGGAGGCCGATGCCGCCGCGGGGCACGGGAACGAGGCTGAGGCGACGTGA
- the pdxS gene encoding pyridoxal 5'-phosphate synthase lyase subunit PdxS, producing the protein MSSTLPTTPQAPETGTARVKRGMAEQLKGGVIMDVVNAEQAKIAEDAGAVAVMALERVPADIRKDGGVARMSDPNMIEEIIDAVSIPVMAKSRIGHFVEAQVLQSLGVDYIDESEVLTPADEVNHSDKWAFTTPFVCGATNLGEALRRIAEGAAMIRSKGEAGTGNVVEAVRHLRQIKNEIAKLRGFDNNELYAAAKELRAPYEIVKEVSELGKLPVVLFSAGGVATPADAALMRQLGAEGVFVGSGIFKSGDPAKRAAAIVKATTFYDDPKIIADASRNLGEAMVGINCDTLPETERYANRGW; encoded by the coding sequence GTGTCCAGCACGCTCCCCACCACCCCGCAGGCCCCCGAGACCGGCACCGCACGCGTCAAGCGCGGCATGGCCGAGCAGCTCAAGGGCGGTGTGATCATGGATGTGGTCAACGCCGAGCAGGCGAAGATCGCCGAGGACGCGGGCGCCGTGGCCGTCATGGCTCTGGAGCGGGTCCCCGCCGACATCCGCAAGGACGGCGGCGTGGCCCGGATGTCCGACCCGAACATGATCGAAGAGATCATCGACGCCGTCTCCATCCCGGTCATGGCCAAGTCCCGTATCGGCCACTTCGTGGAGGCCCAGGTCCTCCAGTCGCTGGGTGTCGACTACATCGACGAGTCCGAGGTGCTGACCCCGGCCGACGAGGTCAACCATAGCGACAAGTGGGCTTTCACGACTCCTTTCGTGTGCGGTGCCACCAACCTCGGTGAGGCGCTGCGCCGTATCGCCGAGGGCGCGGCCATGATCCGCTCCAAGGGCGAGGCCGGCACCGGCAACGTCGTCGAGGCCGTCCGTCACCTGCGCCAGATCAAGAACGAGATCGCCAAGCTGCGCGGCTTCGACAACAACGAGCTGTACGCCGCCGCCAAGGAGCTCCGCGCCCCGTACGAGATCGTCAAGGAGGTCTCCGAGCTCGGCAAGCTGCCGGTCGTGCTGTTCTCCGCCGGTGGTGTGGCCACCCCGGCCGACGCGGCGCTGATGCGCCAGCTCGGCGCCGAGGGCGTCTTCGTCGGCTCCGGAATCTTCAAGTCGGGCGACCCGGCCAAGCGCGCCGCGGCCATCGTGAAGGCCACCACCTTCTACGACGACCCCAAGATCATCGCGGACGCTTCCCGCAACCTCGGCGAGGCCATGGTCGGCATCAACTGCGACACCCTCCCCGAGACCGAGCGCTACGCGAACCGGGGCTGGTAA
- the pdxT gene encoding pyridoxal 5'-phosphate synthase glutaminase subunit PdxT has product MTTPGTPVIGVLALQGDVREHLIALAAADAVARPVRRPEELAEVDGLVIPGGESTTMSKLAVLFGMMEPLRERIAAGLPVYGTCAGLIMLADKILDPRSGQETLGGIDMIVRRNAFGRQNESFEAAVEVAGVTDGPVDGVFIRAPWVESVGAEVEVLAEHDGHIVAVRQGNALATSFHPELTGDHRVHGLFVDMVRAAG; this is encoded by the coding sequence ATGACCACTCCCGGCACCCCTGTCATCGGGGTTCTCGCCCTGCAGGGCGATGTACGGGAGCACCTGATCGCCCTGGCTGCGGCTGACGCCGTGGCCAGGCCGGTCCGGCGCCCCGAGGAGCTCGCCGAGGTCGACGGCCTCGTCATCCCCGGCGGCGAGTCCACCACCATGTCCAAACTCGCGGTGCTGTTCGGCATGATGGAGCCGCTGCGCGAGCGGATCGCTGCGGGCCTGCCCGTCTACGGAACCTGCGCCGGCCTGATCATGCTCGCCGACAAGATCCTCGACCCGCGCTCGGGCCAGGAGACGCTCGGCGGCATCGACATGATCGTCCGCCGCAATGCCTTCGGCCGGCAGAACGAGTCCTTCGAGGCGGCCGTCGAGGTCGCCGGCGTGACCGATGGACCGGTCGACGGCGTCTTCATCCGGGCCCCCTGGGTGGAGTCGGTGGGCGCCGAGGTCGAGGTGCTCGCCGAGCACGATGGCCACATCGTCGCCGTACGCCAGGGCAATGCCCTGGCGACGTCCTTCCACCCGGAACTCACCGGTGACCACCGGGTGCACGGCCTCTTCGTGGACATGGTGCGCGCGGCCGGGTGA
- a CDS encoding elongation factor G-like protein EF-G2: MGDKANAHPGAAGRATTADQPSSVRNVVLVGHSGSGKTTLIEALALTAGAVNRAGRVEDGGTVSDYDEIEHRQQRSVQLSLVPVEWGGYKINLLDTPGYADFVGELRAGLRAADAALFVVSAAQEADAVASTTRMVWEECAAVGMPRAIVVTHLETARTDFEELTRVCGGIFGGDDPDAVLPLYLPQYGAQNPDGHAPVTGLVGLLSQKIFDYSSGERKEIPPDPEQTAQIEEARSRLIEGIISESEDETLMDRYLSGAEIDLDTLIEDLEKAVARGIFHPVLAAAPAPEGAKQGLGTVELLELITRGFPTPLEPTAPVVTTPQGAARPQITCDPDGPLVAEVVKTASDPYVGRISLVRVFSGTLRPDETVHVSGHGLADRGHEDHDVDERIGALSAPFGKQQRPLGQVIAGDLACVAKLARAETGDTLSAKDDPLLMEPWTMPDPLLPLAIQAHSKADEDKLSQGLSRLVAEDPTMRLEQNQATHQVVLWCLGEAHADVALERLRSRYGVQVDVVPYKVSLRETFGEASAGRGRHVKQSGGHGQYAICEIEVDPLPAGSGIEFVDKVVGGAVPRQFIPSVEKGVRAQAARGVAAGYPLVDVRITLLDGRAHSVDSSDAAFQTAGALALREAAADARIHLLEPVAEVRVLVSDEYVGPVMSDLSGRRGRVVGTEQAGGSRTLVRAEVPEIEIGRYAVDLRSISHGTGQFSRSYARHEAMPPQLAEKLREQAENGS, translated from the coding sequence ATGGGCGACAAGGCGAACGCACACCCCGGAGCCGCCGGCAGGGCAACTACGGCCGACCAGCCCTCATCCGTACGGAACGTGGTGCTGGTCGGCCACAGCGGATCGGGAAAGACGACGTTGATCGAGGCCCTCGCGCTGACCGCGGGAGCGGTCAACCGGGCGGGCCGGGTCGAGGACGGCGGTACGGTCTCCGACTACGACGAGATCGAGCACCGGCAGCAACGTTCCGTACAGCTCTCGCTGGTCCCCGTCGAATGGGGCGGGTACAAAATCAATCTGCTGGACACTCCCGGATATGCCGACTTCGTCGGGGAGCTCAGGGCCGGTCTGCGAGCCGCGGACGCGGCCCTTTTCGTTGTGTCGGCGGCGCAGGAGGCCGATGCGGTCGCGAGTACGACCCGCATGGTGTGGGAGGAGTGCGCGGCGGTCGGAATGCCGCGCGCGATCGTCGTCACGCATCTGGAGACCGCGCGCACCGATTTCGAGGAGCTGACCCGGGTCTGCGGAGGCATTTTCGGCGGTGACGACCCCGATGCCGTACTGCCGCTGTATCTGCCGCAGTACGGGGCGCAGAATCCTGACGGCCATGCGCCGGTCACCGGTCTGGTCGGACTGCTCTCGCAGAAGATCTTCGACTACTCCTCCGGCGAGCGGAAGGAGATCCCGCCCGATCCCGAGCAGACGGCGCAGATCGAGGAGGCCCGCAGCCGGCTGATCGAGGGGATCATCTCCGAGAGCGAGGACGAGACGCTCATGGACCGCTATCTCAGCGGCGCGGAGATCGACCTCGACACGCTGATCGAGGACCTGGAGAAGGCCGTCGCGCGCGGCATCTTCCATCCGGTGCTGGCGGCCGCCCCCGCGCCCGAGGGCGCCAAGCAGGGGCTCGGCACGGTCGAACTCCTCGAACTGATCACCCGCGGCTTCCCGACCCCGCTGGAGCCGACGGCACCTGTCGTCACCACCCCGCAGGGCGCGGCGCGCCCGCAGATCACCTGCGACCCGGACGGGCCGCTGGTGGCCGAGGTGGTCAAGACCGCGTCCGACCCCTATGTCGGCCGGATCTCTCTCGTCCGGGTCTTCTCCGGCACCCTGCGACCCGACGAGACCGTGCATGTGTCGGGGCACGGCCTCGCCGACCGCGGTCACGAGGACCATGACGTCGACGAAAGGATCGGCGCGCTCTCCGCGCCCTTCGGCAAGCAGCAGCGGCCGCTGGGCCAGGTCATCGCCGGAGACCTCGCCTGTGTCGCGAAGCTGGCCCGCGCCGAGACCGGAGACACGCTCTCCGCGAAGGACGACCCGCTGCTGATGGAGCCCTGGACGATGCCCGATCCGCTGCTGCCGCTCGCGATCCAGGCGCACAGCAAGGCGGACGAGGACAAGCTCTCCCAGGGACTTTCGCGGCTGGTCGCCGAGGATCCGACGATGCGGCTCGAGCAGAACCAGGCCACGCACCAGGTGGTGCTGTGGTGCCTGGGCGAGGCGCACGCCGACGTCGCGCTGGAGCGGCTGCGCAGCCGGTACGGCGTCCAGGTCGACGTCGTACCGTACAAGGTCTCGCTGCGGGAGACCTTCGGCGAGGCGTCGGCGGGCCGCGGCCGGCATGTGAAGCAGTCCGGCGGCCACGGCCAGTACGCGATCTGCGAGATCGAGGTGGATCCGCTGCCCGCGGGGTCCGGCATCGAGTTCGTCGACAAGGTCGTGGGCGGTGCGGTGCCGCGGCAGTTCATCCCGTCGGTGGAGAAGGGCGTACGCGCCCAGGCGGCGCGCGGCGTCGCGGCCGGCTACCCCCTCGTCGACGTACGGATCACGCTGCTGGACGGCAGGGCGCACTCGGTGGACTCCTCCGACGCGGCCTTCCAGACGGCGGGCGCGCTGGCGCTGCGCGAGGCCGCCGCGGACGCGCGTATCCATCTGCTGGAGCCGGTGGCCGAAGTGCGGGTGCTGGTGTCGGACGAGTATGTGGGTCCGGTGATGAGCGATCTGTCGGGGCGGCGCGGCCGGGTGGTCGGCACCGAGCAGGCAGGAGGCTCGCGCACGCTCGTACGGGCCGAGGTACCGGAGATCGAGATCGGGCGGTACGCGGTCGATCTGCGGTCGATCTCGCACGGGACCGGGCAGTTCAGCCGCTCGTACGCACGCCATGAGGCGATGCCGCCACAACTGGCCGAAAAGCTCCGCGAACAGGCCGAGAACGGCTCGTAG
- a CDS encoding glycosyltransferase family 4 protein, translating into MKIGIVCPYSWDVPGGVQFHIRDLAEHLIRLGHEVSVLAPADDETPLPPYVVSAGRAVPVPYNGSVARLNFGFLSAARVRRWLHDGTFDVIHIHEPTSPSLGLLACWAAQGPIVATFHTSNPRSRAMIAAYPILQPALEKISARIAVSEYARRTLVEHLGGDAVVIPNGVDVGFFDKAEPKAEWQGNTIGFIGRIDEPRKGLPVLMAAFPKIVEACPDVRLLVAGRGDAVEAVGSLPKEMRSRVEFLGMVSDEDKARLLRSVEVYVAPNTGGESFGIILVEAMSAGAPVLASDLDAFAQVLDQGAAGELFANEDADALAAAAVRLLGDPERRAELRARGSAHVRRFDWSTVGADILAVYETVTHGAAVVAADERSGFRSRFGLARD; encoded by the coding sequence GTGAAGATCGGCATCGTCTGCCCGTACTCCTGGGATGTACCGGGCGGCGTCCAATTCCACATCAGAGACCTTGCGGAGCATTTGATCCGGCTCGGCCACGAGGTGTCGGTCCTTGCGCCGGCGGACGACGAGACGCCGCTGCCGCCGTACGTCGTCTCGGCGGGCCGGGCGGTTCCGGTCCCGTACAACGGCTCGGTCGCCCGGCTCAACTTCGGCTTCCTGTCGGCCGCGCGGGTGCGGCGCTGGCTGCACGACGGCACGTTCGACGTGATCCACATCCATGAGCCGACCTCGCCGTCGCTGGGGTTGCTGGCCTGCTGGGCGGCGCAGGGGCCGATCGTCGCGACGTTCCACACGTCGAATCCGCGCTCGCGCGCGATGATCGCCGCGTATCCGATCCTGCAGCCCGCGCTGGAGAAGATCAGCGCCCGGATCGCGGTCAGCGAATACGCCCGCCGGACGCTCGTCGAGCACCTGGGCGGCGACGCGGTCGTCATCCCGAACGGTGTCGACGTCGGCTTCTTCGACAAGGCCGAGCCGAAGGCGGAGTGGCAGGGCAACACGATCGGCTTCATAGGGCGCATCGACGAGCCCCGCAAGGGTCTTCCGGTGCTGATGGCAGCCTTCCCGAAGATTGTCGAAGCCTGCCCGGACGTGCGGCTGCTGGTCGCGGGCCGCGGCGACGCGGTGGAGGCGGTCGGCTCGCTGCCGAAGGAGATGCGCTCGCGGGTCGAGTTCCTCGGCATGGTCAGCGACGAGGACAAGGCGCGGCTGCTGCGCAGCGTCGAGGTGTACGTCGCACCCAACACCGGGGGTGAGAGCTTCGGCATCATCCTGGTCGAGGCGATGTCGGCGGGCGCGCCGGTGCTCGCCTCCGACCTGGACGCGTTCGCGCAGGTCCTGGACCAGGGCGCGGCGGGCGAGCTGTTCGCGAACGAGGACGCGGACGCGCTGGCGGCGGCGGCTGTGCGGCTGCTGGGGGACCCGGAGAGGCGGGCGGAGCTGCGGGCGCGGGGGAGCGCGCATGTGCGGCGCTTCGACTGGTCGACGGTGGGGGCGGACATCCTGGCGGTGTACGAAACGGTGACGCACGGCGCGGCTGTGGTGGCGGCGGACGAGAGATCGGGGTTCCGCTCGAGGTTCGGCCTGGCGCGCGACTGA
- the ruvA gene encoding Holliday junction branch migration protein RuvA yields MIAFVSGPVAALAPTTAVIEVGGVGMAVQCTPNTLSELRIGKEAKLATSLVVREDSLTLYGFADDDERQIFELLQTASGVGPRLAQAMLAVHTPDALRVAIATGDEKALTAVPGIGKKGAQKLLLELKDRLGEPVGAHIGRQGIATAAAAPMAWRDQLHAALIGLGYATREADEAVAAVAPQAEAAESTPHVGQLLKAALQTLNRTR; encoded by the coding sequence ATGATCGCCTTTGTGAGCGGCCCGGTCGCCGCCCTCGCCCCCACCACCGCGGTCATCGAGGTCGGCGGCGTCGGTATGGCCGTCCAGTGCACGCCGAACACCCTCTCCGAGCTCCGCATCGGCAAGGAGGCCAAGCTCGCCACCTCGCTGGTCGTACGGGAGGACTCGCTCACGCTCTACGGCTTCGCGGACGACGACGAGCGCCAGATCTTCGAGCTGCTGCAGACCGCGAGCGGCGTCGGGCCCCGGCTGGCCCAGGCCATGCTCGCCGTACACACCCCGGACGCCCTTCGCGTCGCCATCGCGACCGGCGACGAGAAGGCGCTGACCGCGGTCCCGGGCATCGGCAAGAAGGGCGCGCAGAAGCTGCTGCTCGAGCTGAAGGACCGGCTCGGTGAACCGGTCGGCGCGCACATCGGCAGGCAGGGCATCGCCACCGCCGCCGCAGCCCCGATGGCCTGGCGCGATCAGCTGCATGCCGCGCTGATCGGCCTCGGCTATGCCACCCGTGAGGCAGACGAGGCGGTCGCCGCGGTCGCGCCGCAGGCCGAGGCCGCCGAGAGCACACCGCATGTGGGCCAGCTCCTCAAGGCCGCCCTCCAGACCCTGAACCGCACCCGCTGA
- a CDS encoding HIT domain-containing protein, whose protein sequence is MLHNMTLEPEQQIGVGTQDAFQRLWTPHRMAYIQGENKPTGPGAGDGCPFCAIPAKSDEDGLVIARGSRVYAVLNLYPYNGGHLMVVPFRHVADYTELDDAETAELATFTKHAMTALRNAAGAHGFNIGMNQGTVAGAGIAAHLHQHVVPRWGGDTNFMPVVGHTKVLPQLLADTRKMLAEAWPA, encoded by the coding sequence ATGCTGCACAACATGACGCTTGAGCCGGAGCAGCAGATCGGAGTGGGGACGCAGGACGCGTTCCAGCGCCTGTGGACGCCCCACCGCATGGCTTACATCCAGGGGGAGAACAAGCCGACCGGTCCGGGGGCCGGCGACGGCTGTCCCTTCTGCGCCATCCCCGCCAAGTCGGACGAGGACGGGCTCGTCATCGCCCGCGGCTCACGCGTCTACGCGGTGCTCAACCTCTACCCGTACAACGGCGGGCATCTGATGGTGGTGCCCTTCCGTCATGTCGCCGACTACACCGAGCTGGACGACGCGGAGACCGCCGAACTCGCGACGTTCACCAAGCACGCGATGACCGCGCTGCGGAACGCCGCCGGGGCGCACGGCTTCAACATCGGCATGAACCAGGGCACGGTCGCCGGGGCCGGCATCGCCGCGCATCTGCACCAGCACGTGGTGCCGAGGTGGGGCGGGGACACCAACTTCATGCCGGTCGTCGGACACACCAAGGTGCTGCCCCAGCTCCTGGCCGATACGCGCAAGATGCTGGCGGAGGCCTGGCCCGCCTGA